DNA sequence from the Acidobacteriota bacterium genome:
GCCTGACGGTGCGCGAGCGGATCGAGCGGATCGCCGATCCTGGCTCCTTCGTCGAGGAGGGCCGTCAGGCCGGGGCCGCCGAGGTGGACGAGGCGGGTCGCGTCGTCGCGTTCACGCCGGCGAACTACGTCGTCGGCTTTGCCGACGTCGACGGGGCTCGGGTGATCGTGGCCGGCGAGGATTTCACCCAGGCCGGTGGTTCGCCGTCGCCGGCCGGGCTGCGCAAGAGCATTTACTCCGAGGAACTCGCCCTCAAGTACCGGCTGCCCCTGGTGCGGTTCCTCGAGGGCGGCGGCGGCAGCGTGCGCGGCAGCGCGGGCCGTCAAAAGGGGGCGCCGAAGACGCCGCCGCGACCGATGGGAGAGCCGGTCTACTCACGGGCCCGCTTCTGGTCGATCGCCGAGATCCTGCGGACCGTGCCGGTGGCCTCGATCGGGGTCGGCGCGGTGGCCGGGTTTCCCGCGGCGCGCCTGGTCGCTTCCCACTTCTCGGTGATGACGCGCCACACCGCCCAGATCCTGATCGGCGGCCCGGCGCTGGTCGAGCGGGCGCTGGGCGAGAAGAAGACGAAGGACGAACTCGGCGGTTGGCAGGTTCACAGTCGCAGCGGCGTCGTCGACAACGTGGCCGAGGACGAGGACGACGCGATGGCGCAGGTGCGCCAGTTCCTGAGCTACTTGCCCTCGAACGTCGATTCGCTGCCACCGCGGCGCAAGGTGAGCGATCCGGCGGACCGCCGCGAAGAGCGCCTGCTCTCGATCGTGCCGCGTGACCGTCGCTTCCTCTACGACATGCGCGAGTTGGTTTCGCTCGTCGTCGACCGGGACAGCTTCTTCGAGATGACGGCGGGTTACGGGCCGTCGCAGATCACCGGCCTGGCGCGAGTGGACGGTCACACGGTCGGAGTCGTGGCCAACGACTGCAAGCACATCGGCGGGGCGATGGACGCCGCCGGGGCGCAGAAGTTCCGGCGCTTCGTCGAGTTCTGCGAGACGTTCCACCTGCCGATCCTCAGCCTGGTCGACGAACCGGGCTTCATGATCGGCTCGGAGTCGGAGGCGTCCGGCACGATCCGCTACGGCATGGAGGCGATCGCGGCGACCGTGCGGACGACCGTGCCCTGGTGCGCCGTGCAGATCCGCAAGTCCTACGGCGTCGCCGCGGCAGCGCACTACGGCCCGGGCGGTCGGGTGCTGATCTGGCCCTCGGCCGAAAGCGGCGCGCTGCCGATCGAGGGCGGCGTGGCGGTCGCCTTCCGGCGAGAGATCGCCGCGGCGCCCGACCCGGACAGGAAACGCGCCGAGCTGGAGGCCGAGTTCGCCAAGCGCCGCACTCCCTTTCCGCGGGCCGAGGGTTTCTCGGTCCATGATTTGATCGACCCCCGCGGCACTCGCGCCGAGGTGGTCAAGTGGCTGAAGCTGTCGGAACCGCTGCTCGCGTCGCGGGTGCGGTGAGGATCCTCAAGGAGGCCGGAGTGCCTGTGAACCGAAAGAAGAGAACGTCGGGTGCCACCCTAGCGGCGGGCCTGCTGCTCACCGCAACCGCGGCCGCCCAGCAACAGCCGATCGGCTACGAGGACACCCCGAAGCTGCCGGGATTGCCCTGGAAGGTGCACGACCCGAACCGGCCGGTGCCGCCGGTGGTCGCTCCGGGCGCCTCGTTCAGTGACATGGCGGCCGCTCCTGCCGACGCGGTCGTGCTGTTCGACGGCACGGACCTCTCGAAGTGGCAGAAGCCGAACGGCGACGAACCCGAGTGGAAGGTCGAGAACGGCTACATGGAGGTCACCTCGACCGGGTCGATCCGCACCCGGGACGAATTCGGCGACTTCCAGCTCCACCTGGAGTTCGCGACGCCGGCCAAGGTCGAGAGCAACAGCCAGGGCCGCGGCAACAGCGGGGTGATGCTCTACGGCGATTACGAGATCCAGATCCTCGACTCGTACGAGAACCGGACGTACGCCGACGGCCAGGCCGGGGCGATCTACGGCCAGACGCCGCCGATGGTCAACTCCTCGAGGGCACCGGGCGTCTGGCAGACCTACGACATCATCTTCGAGGCGCCGCGCTGGAAGGACGGCGAGCTCGTCAAGAAGGCGAACGTCACCGTGCTCCACAACGGCGTCGTCATCCATCACAAGAAGGAGTACATCGGCCGGACGGTCCACCGGCGGGTCGGCGTCTACGACCGGCCGCACGAGCCGCGCGGCTGGATCGGTCTCCAGGACCACCGGAACCCGACCCGCTTCCGCAACGTCTGGATCCGCGAGCTTCCGGGCTACGACAGCGGCGGCTGAGGCTGCGGTAGTCCTACTCTCTTGAAGATCTCCATCTTCTACCTGCCCTCGATCGGCTCCCGGGCCGACATCAAGCAGGGCATGGCCGGCCTGCGCGGCGATCTCTACGACCGCATGCTGGCCGAGGTCTCGGAGCAGGCCCGGCTCGCCGACGACCTCGGCTACGACTCGATCAGCTTCACCGAGCACCACTTCCACATCGAAGGCTTCGAACTCTCGAACAACCCGGTGCTGCTCGACCTCTTCGTCGGCATGCAGACGAAGAACATCCGGGTGGGGCAGCTGGGCATCGTGCTGCCGGCGAGGAACCCGATCCGCGTCGCCGAGGACATCGCGATGCTCGACCGGATGACCGGCGGACGGGCGAACGCGGGTTTCGCCCGCGGCTACCAGCGGCGCTGGGTCGATGTGATGGCGCAGCAGACGCACGGCATCTCCGGCGCCCTTCCGCACCGGCACGACGAGATCGACGCGACGAACCGGGCCGCCTTCGAGGAGTGTTTCCGGATCGTCAAGAAGGCCTGGACCGAACCGATGCTCGACTACGACGGCCGGTTCTGGAAGGTCCCCGTCGGCGGCCCGAAGGGCGGCACGCCGTGGACGCTCGAGGCGACGGAGCAGTGGGGCGCCGGAGTGGAGGACGGCGTGCTGCGCCAGGTGGGCGTGGTACCGAAACCGGTTCAGGAGCCGCATCCGCCGATCTTCCAGCCCTTCGCGTCGTCCGAGGCGAGCATCCGCTGGTGCGCGCGGGAGGGCGTGACGGCGATCCTGCCGCCGCTGCACCCGAAGCGGGAGCGGGCCCTGTTCGAACTGTTCGCGGAGGAATCCGGGCGGCCGCTGGGCGAGGGGATCGGCGTCCTGCGCGATGTCGTCATCGCCGAGTCGGACACCGAGGCGGAACGCCTGTGGAAGGCGAGCGGCGCCTTTTGCGGCTCCGCCTGGTTCGAGCCCTTCGGCTTCAGCCGGGGGATGATCGACCCGGACACGGGGGAGGAGTTCGACGACATGATGGGGTCAGGGATGGCCCTCGTCGGCACCGTCGACACGGTGACGCGGCAGCTCGAGACGCTGCGCGAGCGTCTGCCGGTGACCTGGCTCTACTTCTGGGCCTACAACGGCCTGCTACCGCACGCGCGGCTGATGTCGACGATCGAGCGTTTCGCCAACGAGGTGCTGCCCCGGGTGGAAGACGCGTAAGGCCGCCGCTTCGCGGCGCGTCCTCTGGCCGCCTGCGGCGGCAGCCGGCGGGGACGCCGGCGCACCCAGTGTGTTCAGTTAGGTTTCTTCTTCTTCGTCCTGCGTTTGCGCCGGGTCCTGAGCAGCAGGCCGTCCTCGAGCGACGCGCCGTCCTTCGCGTCGACGACGATCTTGCCGCCGTCGGCCAGCTTGCCGAAGAGGATCTCGTCGGCCAGCTTGCGCTTGATCTTCTCGTCGATCAGGCGGCGCATCGGCCGGGCGCCGAAGTCCGGCTCGTATCCGTGTTCGGCCAGCCAGCCGCGGGCGGCGTCCGTCAGTTCGATCTTGATGCTGCGGTCGTCGAGCTGGCCGCCGAGTTCGCCCACGAGCTTGTCGACGATCAGCCGCACCGAATCCATCTCGAGCGCCTTGAAGACGACCCAGGCGTCGATCCGATTGCGGAACTCGGGCGTGAACAGGCGCTCGACAGCCGGCTTCGAGGCGGCTTCGGCGGACAGCTTCGAGCGGTCGCCGAAACCCATCGGTTTCGTCGTGAGCTCCCGGCCGCCGGCGTTCGTCGTCATGATCAGGATGACGTGCCGGAAGTCCGCCTTGCGCCCGTTGTTGTCGGTCAGCGTAGCGTGATCCATGACCTGCAGGAGGATGTTGTAGACGTCCGGGTGGGCCTTCTCGATCTCGTCGAGCAGCAAA
Encoded proteins:
- a CDS encoding DUF1080 domain-containing protein, which translates into the protein MNRKKRTSGATLAAGLLLTATAAAQQQPIGYEDTPKLPGLPWKVHDPNRPVPPVVAPGASFSDMAAAPADAVVLFDGTDLSKWQKPNGDEPEWKVENGYMEVTSTGSIRTRDEFGDFQLHLEFATPAKVESNSQGRGNSGVMLYGDYEIQILDSYENRTYADGQAGAIYGQTPPMVNSSRAPGVWQTYDIIFEAPRWKDGELVKKANVTVLHNGVVIHHKKEYIGRTVHRRVGVYDRPHEPRGWIGLQDHRNPTRFRNVWIRELPGYDSGG
- a CDS encoding LLM class flavin-dependent oxidoreductase, which translates into the protein MKISIFYLPSIGSRADIKQGMAGLRGDLYDRMLAEVSEQARLADDLGYDSISFTEHHFHIEGFELSNNPVLLDLFVGMQTKNIRVGQLGIVLPARNPIRVAEDIAMLDRMTGGRANAGFARGYQRRWVDVMAQQTHGISGALPHRHDEIDATNRAAFEECFRIVKKAWTEPMLDYDGRFWKVPVGGPKGGTPWTLEATEQWGAGVEDGVLRQVGVVPKPVQEPHPPIFQPFASSEASIRWCAREGVTAILPPLHPKRERALFELFAEESGRPLGEGIGVLRDVVIAESDTEAERLWKASGAFCGSAWFEPFGFSRGMIDPDTGEEFDDMMGSGMALVGTVDTVTRQLETLRERLPVTWLYFWAYNGLLPHARLMSTIERFANEVLPRVEDA
- a CDS encoding propionyl-CoA carboxylase, whose protein sequence is MSWQPEVDEIERRRRLALDMGGEEAVERQHERGRLTVRERIERIADPGSFVEEGRQAGAAEVDEAGRVVAFTPANYVVGFADVDGARVIVAGEDFTQAGGSPSPAGLRKSIYSEELALKYRLPLVRFLEGGGGSVRGSAGRQKGAPKTPPRPMGEPVYSRARFWSIAEILRTVPVASIGVGAVAGFPAARLVASHFSVMTRHTAQILIGGPALVERALGEKKTKDELGGWQVHSRSGVVDNVAEDEDDAMAQVRQFLSYLPSNVDSLPPRRKVSDPADRREERLLSIVPRDRRFLYDMRELVSLVVDRDSFFEMTAGYGPSQITGLARVDGHTVGVVANDCKHIGGAMDAAGAQKFRRFVEFCETFHLPILSLVDEPGFMIGSESEASGTIRYGMEAIAATVRTTVPWCAVQIRKSYGVAAAAHYGPGGRVLIWPSAESGALPIEGGVAVAFRREIAAAPDPDRKRAELEAEFAKRRTPFPRAEGFSVHDLIDPRGTRAEVVKWLKLSEPLLASRVR